A single window of Mycobacterium sp. SMC-4 DNA harbors:
- a CDS encoding MCE family protein, translating to MTSLLGTHVTRRYRNVLSIGLIAVLSGCSSGLESLPLSSPSVGGETYTLTAVFTNALNLPAHAKVKVGGADIGVVEKIQAKEFTAQITMRIREDVSIYDGATVELRSATPLGDLFVAVQPHPDQQSASTPLADGDVIPLAATSAGATVEELLSSAAVLVNGGVIRSLTHILNGAGSAVGDSGTKIADLLHQSNRLIAQLNARSDEITEALHRTSELASSLSARQHTINAALAAADPAIAVISDNRDQIVTLIGSVARTTRQLSRFPSLQGTDSRSLIADLNRLSDAFNDASIDPNTSLTTINRIVPRLLKLTSGANLHAAGDVEQIALGALPDMNYPGDPMTHGPDGTDWHAMIGSLRYQWNLLLNRIYGPQR from the coding sequence ATGACGTCTCTGCTGGGCACCCACGTAACTCGCCGCTATCGCAACGTACTGTCTATCGGGCTGATCGCGGTCTTGTCCGGTTGTTCGTCCGGACTAGAAAGCCTCCCGCTGAGTTCTCCTTCAGTAGGTGGCGAGACCTACACGTTGACTGCGGTTTTCACTAATGCACTAAACTTGCCGGCTCATGCGAAGGTGAAGGTCGGTGGCGCTGACATCGGCGTGGTTGAGAAGATTCAAGCCAAGGAGTTCACCGCACAGATAACTATGCGCATACGTGAGGACGTCTCGATCTACGACGGCGCAACCGTTGAGCTTAGGTCGGCCACGCCCCTCGGCGATCTCTTCGTCGCAGTCCAGCCTCATCCGGACCAACAGTCGGCTAGCACACCGTTGGCCGACGGAGACGTCATTCCCTTGGCTGCAACATCGGCTGGTGCCACCGTCGAGGAGTTGCTCAGTTCAGCTGCTGTGCTTGTCAATGGCGGGGTGATCCGCAGCTTAACCCACATCCTCAACGGCGCCGGCTCGGCCGTCGGGGACAGTGGAACGAAGATCGCCGACCTGCTCCATCAGTCGAACAGATTGATTGCACAACTCAACGCACGCTCAGATGAGATCACAGAGGCCCTGCACCGCACATCCGAACTGGCGTCTAGCTTGTCCGCACGTCAGCACACGATCAATGCTGCGCTCGCAGCTGCAGATCCAGCGATCGCAGTGATCTCCGATAACCGCGATCAGATCGTGACTTTGATCGGTTCTGTTGCCCGCACTACGCGGCAACTATCGCGATTTCCGTCGTTACAAGGCACTGATTCCCGCAGCCTCATTGCCGACTTGAATAGGCTGAGTGACGCATTCAACGACGCAAGCATCGACCCCAACACGTCGCTGACGACCATCAATCGAATCGTCCCAAGGCTTCTCAAGTTGACCTCCGGCGCCAACCTCCATGCCGCAGGGGACGTAGAACAGATCGCACTTGGCGCTCTACCAGATATGAACTATCCAGGTGATCCGATGACGCACGGTCCGGACGGCACCGACTGGCATGCGATGATCGGTAGTTTGCGGTATCAATGGAATCTCTTGCTGAATAGAATTTACGGGCCTCAGCGATGA
- a CDS encoding MlaD family protein, with translation MSVPNIFQRCAGAAVDSVQAIRARRTAVALAGLFLTLTAAFGYISLGTFGYNPVRATVGLRIQLSESGGLLASQDVTLRGVQIGKVLAVQVDGDGVVAEIEIDPDLQIPKDAAFRVSGLSPAGEQYLDIRPANGTGPFLRDGDTVSATQTDIPVQFHRLVTDAEGLLAQLDPAKLSAMTKEMGVGAAGPEKLSAIFDGGIFLISTLDSVLPETVRVIRNSRTIFTMVSDANSELLETATDVREIVAGANRMEGGYRQLVGTGSRPLTALDAVIADNSETMVQLLGNLTTIAQLSYVRVPALKALFPPLEQRGSVIDAVASTFRDGGVWEIVDPYPRYSCDYNLPRRPPSQADFPEPYRYTYCNNPDPAVLIRGARNAPRPPGDDTDRPPPGHDPLATTDPAPVGPNTIPTPYGGPPKNLAPPPK, from the coding sequence ATGAGCGTGCCGAATATCTTCCAGCGATGCGCCGGTGCCGCCGTCGACTCAGTGCAAGCCATACGCGCCCGTCGTACAGCGGTCGCTCTTGCGGGCCTGTTCCTCACTCTCACTGCTGCATTCGGCTACATATCGTTGGGTACGTTCGGATACAATCCGGTCCGCGCGACAGTTGGTCTGCGCATTCAGCTGTCAGAGTCAGGCGGGCTCCTCGCCAGTCAAGATGTGACACTGCGAGGCGTCCAGATTGGCAAAGTCCTTGCTGTACAAGTCGATGGCGATGGAGTGGTAGCCGAGATCGAGATCGACCCAGACCTCCAGATTCCCAAGGACGCGGCGTTCCGGGTCTCCGGCCTTTCTCCCGCCGGCGAGCAGTACCTAGACATCCGGCCCGCAAACGGTACCGGGCCGTTCCTTCGTGACGGCGACACGGTCAGCGCAACTCAGACTGACATCCCCGTGCAGTTTCATCGTCTGGTGACAGACGCTGAAGGCCTTCTTGCACAGCTTGATCCAGCGAAGCTCTCAGCAATGACGAAGGAGATGGGCGTAGGGGCGGCAGGACCGGAGAAGCTTTCGGCCATCTTCGATGGCGGAATTTTCCTCATTTCGACACTGGATTCTGTCCTCCCAGAAACCGTTCGGGTCATTCGCAATAGCCGTACGATTTTCACGATGGTGTCCGACGCCAATTCCGAGCTGCTCGAAACGGCGACGGACGTCCGTGAAATCGTAGCGGGAGCCAACCGGATGGAGGGGGGCTACCGTCAATTGGTCGGTACGGGAAGTCGGCCACTCACCGCTCTGGACGCTGTCATTGCGGACAACTCCGAAACCATGGTCCAGTTGCTCGGCAACCTGACCACCATCGCGCAGTTGTCCTATGTGAGGGTACCTGCGCTCAAAGCTCTGTTCCCGCCACTGGAGCAACGGGGTTCGGTGATCGATGCGGTAGCGTCGACTTTCCGCGATGGAGGAGTCTGGGAGATCGTCGACCCCTACCCACGCTATTCCTGCGACTACAACCTGCCGCGACGTCCCCCATCACAGGCGGACTTTCCCGAGCCGTACAGGTATACGTACTGCAATAATCCTGATCCCGCGGTACTTATTCGGGGCGCGCGCAATGCGCCGCGGCCTCCCGGCGACGACACTGATCGGCCACCGCCAGGCCACGATCCCCTCGCAACCACCGACCCAGCACCCGTGGGGCCCAACACTATCCCGACACCCTATGGGGGGCCGCCCAAGAACCTGGCGCCACCGCCGAAGTAA
- a CDS encoding RsiV family protein, with protein sequence MGTTGLRIALAIACVTAVAGASSAHADTLCNAVFGGQWEAQDDNCTTFIRSQREAVLALKVVVPQDLVGHPHMGPPIVEYLRDRVLSWRTAGSSMVRASDVSIDYSAHSHRALRSVVFRETQQTVGNNANNAVRSFVFDLGTGNQLSLADLFKPGIDPLTALPPLARPFLEESLATARPPHVVGAYPFIVDRFEPQVDGSGYSENYRAFALTSSELILFMPDRPMSRENPMPHNQLVWSMDGGAVQTHIPLEALSSILRQDLTI encoded by the coding sequence ATGGGTACAACTGGCTTACGGATCGCGCTCGCTATTGCATGCGTCACTGCGGTTGCCGGCGCATCATCAGCTCACGCCGACACCCTGTGCAACGCGGTGTTCGGAGGCCAATGGGAAGCGCAGGACGACAACTGTACGACCTTCATTCGTTCGCAACGGGAAGCTGTCCTCGCTCTGAAAGTTGTGGTTCCACAAGACCTGGTCGGCCATCCGCACATGGGGCCACCAATCGTAGAGTATTTGCGTGATCGCGTCTTGTCCTGGCGCACAGCGGGTTCGAGCATGGTTCGTGCTAGCGATGTCTCAATAGACTACAGCGCGCACTCCCATCGAGCTCTGAGGTCCGTCGTATTTCGCGAGACTCAGCAGACCGTAGGCAACAACGCAAACAATGCTGTCAGGAGTTTCGTTTTTGACCTCGGCACCGGCAATCAACTATCGCTTGCCGACCTGTTCAAGCCCGGAATCGACCCGCTCACGGCCTTACCGCCCCTGGCCCGGCCGTTTCTCGAAGAATCGCTCGCCACGGCACGGCCGCCACACGTTGTCGGCGCATACCCTTTCATCGTCGACCGGTTCGAACCGCAGGTTGATGGCTCAGGCTACTCAGAGAATTACCGAGCATTTGCGTTGACATCGAGTGAACTGATTCTTTTCATGCCTGATCGACCGATGTCGCGCGAGAACCCGATGCCACACAACCAGTTGGTGTGGTCGATGGACGGCGGGGCCGTTCAAACCCATATCCCTCTCGAGGCACTCTCGTCGATCCTCCGCCAAGATTTGACGATCTGA
- a CDS encoding IS256 family transposase — translation MLTVVHDAIEANESTGGAGRSLLDEIVRDGARQMLAAALKAEVAAYVAQFADQLDEKGHRLVVRNGYHQAREVLTAAGAVEVKAPRVNDKRVDPDTGERKRFSSAILPAWARKSPQMSEVLPLLYLHGLSTSDFTPALEQFLGSGAGLSATTITRLTSQWQDEARAFAARDLSGTDYVYLWVDGIHLKVRLDQEKLCLLVMLGVRADGRKELVAITDGYRESTESWADLLRDCKRRGMTAPVLAVGDGALGFWKAVREVFPATKEQRCWFHKQANVLAALPKSAHASALSALKEIYNAEDIDKAQVAVKAFTVDFGAKYPKAVAKITDDLDTLLEFYHYPAEHWIHLRTTNPIESTFATVRLRTKVTKGPGSRAAGLAMAYKLIDAAAARWRAVNAPHLVALVRAGAVFHKGKLLERPTEITPPTPPSDGDQQAGTEVA, via the coding sequence ATGCTCACCGTAGTTCACGATGCCATCGAGGCCAACGAAAGCACTGGCGGTGCTGGTCGGTCGTTGTTGGACGAGATCGTCCGCGACGGCGCCCGTCAGATGCTGGCCGCCGCGTTGAAGGCTGAGGTCGCCGCCTACGTGGCCCAGTTCGCCGATCAGCTCGATGAGAAGGGGCATCGGCTGGTGGTCCGCAACGGCTATCACCAGGCCCGCGAGGTGCTGACGGCAGCCGGGGCAGTTGAGGTGAAAGCACCGCGAGTCAACGACAAACGCGTCGACCCCGACACCGGTGAGCGGAAACGGTTTTCCTCGGCGATCCTGCCGGCCTGGGCACGCAAGTCACCGCAGATGAGCGAAGTGCTGCCGCTGCTGTACCTGCACGGGCTGTCCACCAGCGACTTCACCCCCGCTCTGGAGCAGTTCCTGGGCTCGGGTGCCGGGCTCTCGGCCACCACGATCACCCGGCTGACCAGCCAGTGGCAGGACGAGGCCCGCGCGTTCGCCGCCCGGGACCTGTCGGGCACCGATTACGTCTACCTGTGGGTCGACGGCATCCACCTCAAGGTCCGCCTGGACCAGGAAAAGCTGTGTCTGCTGGTGATGCTCGGCGTGCGCGCGGACGGCCGCAAAGAGCTCGTGGCGATCACCGACGGCTACCGGGAATCGACCGAGTCGTGGGCTGATCTGCTGCGCGACTGTAAACGACGCGGCATGACCGCACCCGTGCTCGCCGTCGGCGATGGCGCACTCGGCTTCTGGAAAGCGGTACGCGAGGTGTTCCCGGCCACCAAAGAACAGCGGTGCTGGTTTCATAAGCAAGCCAATGTGCTTGCCGCCCTGCCGAAATCAGCGCACGCGTCGGCGTTGTCGGCGCTCAAGGAGATCTACAACGCCGAGGATATCGACAAGGCCCAGGTCGCGGTCAAGGCCTTCACGGTCGACTTCGGGGCCAAGTACCCCAAGGCGGTCGCCAAGATCACCGACGATCTGGACACCCTACTGGAGTTCTACCACTATCCCGCCGAGCACTGGATCCACCTACGCACGACAAATCCGATCGAAAGCACCTTTGCCACAGTACGTTTGAGAACCAAGGTCACCAAGGGGCCGGGATCACGTGCGGCTGGTCTGGCCATGGCCTACAAGCTCATCGACGCCGCCGCGGCCCGCTGGCGTGCCGTCAACGCACCACACCTGGTCGCCCTGGTCCGCGCCGGCGCGGTCTTCCACAAGGGCAAACTGCTCGAACGCCCCACCGAAATCACCCCACCGACACCGCCCTCAGACGGCGATCAGCAAGCCGGAACGGAGGTCGCCTGA
- the istB gene encoding IS21-like element helper ATPase IstB, translated as MTTRTTTGSGDRLPPPNTAESASLYQRLRGHLAVLKLHDAAEALPSVLDQASAEDLSMTAALDRLLSIEVQATEARRLAGRLRFACLPTPASLEDFDYDAAVGVDRKVIDELATGRYLETATNVLLIGPPGVGKTHLSVGLARAAAYAGYRTYFTTAADLAARCHRAAIEGRWATTMRFYAGPTLLVIDELGYLPLPGEAAAALFQVVSQRYMKTSIVMTTNRGVGSWGEVLGDNTVAAAMLDRLLHRSVVLNLDGDSYRLRDHNARAEKLRRTTTGTRQPLQ; from the coding sequence ATGACCACACGCACCACAACCGGATCTGGCGACCGTTTACCCCCTCCGAATACCGCGGAATCGGCGAGCCTATACCAACGTCTGCGTGGGCATCTGGCAGTGCTGAAACTGCACGATGCGGCCGAGGCGTTGCCCTCGGTGCTGGATCAGGCATCGGCAGAGGACCTGTCGATGACCGCCGCCCTGGACCGGCTGCTCTCGATCGAAGTGCAGGCCACCGAAGCGCGACGTCTGGCGGGTCGACTGCGCTTTGCCTGCCTGCCCACCCCTGCCTCGCTGGAGGATTTCGATTACGACGCCGCCGTCGGCGTTGATCGCAAGGTCATCGATGAGCTGGCCACCGGTCGCTACCTCGAGACCGCAACGAACGTGTTGCTGATCGGCCCGCCGGGGGTCGGCAAGACCCATCTGTCGGTCGGATTGGCAAGGGCTGCAGCGTATGCCGGGTATCGCACCTATTTCACCACTGCTGCCGACCTCGCTGCCCGGTGTCATCGCGCCGCGATCGAAGGTAGATGGGCGACCACGATGCGGTTCTACGCTGGTCCTACGTTGCTGGTGATTGACGAACTGGGCTATCTGCCGCTGCCCGGCGAGGCGGCAGCAGCGTTGTTTCAGGTCGTCTCCCAACGCTATATGAAAACGTCAATCGTGATGACCACCAATCGAGGCGTCGGATCATGGGGTGAGGTGCTCGGCGATAACACCGTCGCGGCAGCGATGCTCGATCGCCTCTTGCATCGTTCCGTCGTGCTCAACCTCGACGGTGATTCCTACCGCCTACGCGACCACAACGCCCGAGCAGAAAAACTGCGTAGAACGACCACCGGAACCCGACAACCGCTACAGTGA
- a CDS encoding IS256 family transposase, with amino-acid sequence MLTVVHDAEDANGHEASGRSLLDEIVRDGARQMLAAALQAEVAAYVAQYADQLDDNGHRLVVRNGYHQPREVLTAAGAVQVKAPRVNDKRVDPDTGERKRFSSAILPAWARKSPQMSEVLPLLYLHGLSTSDFGPALEQFLGSGAGLSATTITRLTSQWQDEARAFAARDLSGTDYVYLWVDGIHLKVRLDQEKLCLLVKLGVRADGRKELVAITDGYRESTESWADLLRDCKRRGMTAPVLAVGDGALGFWNAVREVFPATKEQRCWFHKQANVLAALPKSAHPSALAAIKEIYNAEDIDKAQLAVKAFEVDFGAKYPKAVAKITDDLDTLLEFYHYPAEHWIHLRTTNPIESTFATVRLRTKVTKGPGSRAAGLAMAYKLIDAAAARWRAVNAPHLVALVRAGAVFHKGKLLERPTEITPTQPPTDGAEQPGTEVA; translated from the coding sequence ATGCTCACCGTAGTTCACGACGCCGAGGACGCCAACGGCCACGAGGCCTCTGGGCGCTCGTTGTTGGACGAGATCGTCCGCGACGGTGCCCGGCAAATGCTGGCCGCGGCGTTGCAGGCCGAGGTCGCCGCGTATGTGGCCCAGTACGCCGATCAGCTCGACGACAACGGGCACCGGCTGGTGGTGCGCAACGGCTACCACCAGCCACGTGAGGTGTTGACCGCAGCCGGTGCGGTGCAGGTGAAAGCTCCACGAGTCAACGACAAACGCGTCGACCCCGACACTGGTGAGCGGAAACGGTTTTCCTCGGCGATCCTGCCGGCGTGGGCGCGCAAGTCACCGCAGATGAGCGAGGTGCTGCCGCTTTTGTATCTGCACGGGCTGTCGACCAGTGATTTCGGGCCGGCCCTGGAGCAGTTTCTGGGCTCGGGTGCCGGGTTGTCGGCCACCACGATCACCCGGCTGACCAGTCAGTGGCAAGATGAGGCCCGCGCGTTCGCCGCCCGGGACCTGTCGGGCACCGATTACGTCTACCTGTGGGTGGACGGCATCCACCTCAAGGTCCGCCTGGACCAGGAAAAGCTGTGCTTGCTGGTGAAGCTGGGTGTGCGCGCTGACGGCCGCAAAGAACTGGTGGCGATCACCGACGGCTACCGCGAATCGACCGAGTCGTGGGCTGATCTGCTGCGCGACTGCAAGCGACGCGGCATGACCGCCCCGGTGCTCGCGGTCGGCGATGGCGCACTCGGGTTCTGGAACGCGGTGCGTGAGGTGTTCCCGGCCACCAAAGAGCAGCGGTGCTGGTTTCATAAGCAGGCTAATGTTCTTGCCGCGCTGCCGAAATCAGCGCACCCGTCGGCGTTGGCGGCGATCAAGGAGATCTACAACGCCGAGGATATCGACAAGGCCCAGCTCGCGGTCAAAGCCTTCGAGGTCGACTTCGGGGCCAAGTATCCTAAAGCGGTCGCCAAGATCACCGACGATCTGGACACCCTGCTGGAGTTCTACCACTACCCGGCCGAACATTGGATTCACCTACGCACCACGAATCCGATCGAAAGCACCTTCGCCACAGTGCGTTTGCGCACCAAGGTCACCAAAGGCCCGGGATCACGCGCGGCCGGACTGGCTATGGCCTACAAGCTCATCGACGCCGCCGCGGCCCGCTGGCGCGCCGTCAACGCCCCACACCTGGTCGCTTTGGTCCGCGCCGGCGCGGTCTTCCACAAGGGAAAGCTGCTCGAACGCCCCACCGAGATCACCCCAACACAGCCGCCCACCGACGGCGCCGAACAACCCGGAACGGAGGTCGCCTGA
- a CDS encoding IS481 family transposase: MVHANASLTPRGRLRLAQAVVDQGWSLRRAAERFQCSVATAKKWADRYRDGGEAAMVDRPSRPHRSPLRLPKRRERRIVNLRFTRRWGPHRIAAYLHLPRSTVEAVLRRYRMPLLRHLDQNTGLPVRRPKPRRYEHPAPGDLVHVDVKKLGRIPDGGGHRKLGRQAGRRNRCGMGYTFLHHAVDDHSRLAYSEDLTDERKETAAGFWKRANAFFADHGITVKRVLTDNGSCYRSKNFAEALGPDITHKRTRPYRPQTNGKVERFNRTLTTEWAYAQTYRSEAERAGTYQHWLHHYNHHRPHTGIGGMTPIERLRVHNLPVKNT; this comes from the coding sequence ATGGTCCACGCTAATGCTTCGTTGACTCCTCGTGGGCGGTTGCGGCTTGCGCAGGCGGTTGTTGATCAGGGCTGGAGTTTGCGGCGCGCGGCTGAGCGGTTCCAATGTTCGGTGGCCACAGCCAAGAAATGGGCCGACCGTTATCGCGACGGTGGCGAAGCAGCGATGGTAGACCGGCCCAGCCGGCCGCATCGCAGTCCGTTGCGGTTGCCGAAACGACGTGAGCGGCGCATCGTCAACCTGCGCTTCACCCGGCGCTGGGGCCCACATCGCATCGCCGCTTACCTGCACCTGCCACGCTCGACCGTTGAGGCGGTGCTGCGCCGCTACCGGATGCCATTGCTGCGGCACCTGGACCAAAACACCGGGTTACCGGTACGCCGGCCCAAACCCCGCCGCTATGAGCACCCGGCTCCCGGCGACTTGGTCCATGTCGACGTCAAGAAACTGGGCCGCATCCCCGACGGGGGCGGCCATCGCAAGCTGGGTCGCCAAGCCGGCCGGCGCAACCGCTGCGGCATGGGATACACGTTCTTGCACCACGCCGTTGATGACCACTCCCGGCTGGCCTACTCCGAGGACCTCACCGACGAACGCAAAGAAACCGCCGCGGGATTCTGGAAACGCGCCAACGCGTTCTTCGCCGACCACGGCATCACCGTCAAACGAGTGTTGACCGACAATGGATCCTGTTACCGGTCAAAGAATTTCGCTGAAGCGCTCGGCCCCGACATCACCCACAAGAGGACCCGGCCCTACCGGCCACAGACCAACGGCAAAGTCGAGCGATTCAACCGCACCCTGACCACCGAATGGGCCTATGCGCAGACCTACCGCTCTGAGGCCGAACGCGCCGGAACCTACCAGCACTGGCTGCATCACTACAATCACCACCGACCCCACACCGGCATCGGCGGAATGACACCAATCGAGCGCCTACGCGTTCACAACCTACCCGTGAAGAACACCTAG
- a CDS encoding helix-turn-helix domain-containing protein, whose product MPAAKSDTTTDAKSARKLELERRNAAVGERILPIIGANIVARREDLRLSQRALAENADVDRIWIRQVEQGTRAPTVIVLAKIAEALDTTVEALTKGT is encoded by the coding sequence ATGCCGGCCGCCAAGTCCGACACCACGACGGACGCCAAGTCCGCCAGGAAACTTGAACTTGAACGTCGCAACGCCGCCGTCGGTGAACGCATTCTCCCGATCATCGGAGCCAACATCGTCGCACGCCGGGAAGACCTGCGGCTGTCGCAGCGGGCACTGGCAGAAAATGCCGACGTCGACCGCATCTGGATCCGCCAAGTCGAACAAGGCACCCGAGCCCCCACTGTGATCGTCCTGGCCAAGATCGCAGAAGCCCTCGACACCACCGTCGAGGCGCTGACCAAAGGGACCTAA
- a CDS encoding serine/threonine-protein kinase, whose product MPVGVGEHFAGYRIVRPLGSGGMGEVYLAEHPRLPRYDALKLLRADISMDSSYQVRFAREADLAASLWHPHIVSVLDRGEADGRLWIAMCYVDGLNAGELLAQRYPGGMPTDLALRIIGAVGEALDYAHSKGLLHRDVKPANIMVSHPDSRGESQVMLADFGIARSLDDVSGLTTTNMTVGTVAYAAPEQLLGQDADGRADQYALAATAYHLLTGTQLFPFANPAVVISSHLSSAPPRLADTRPDLASLDWPLAVALAKKPADRFASCRDFTQALIQHAGPQISPAAPTQSASLPPPSTFAPAPSARRGRRMARVAGLAAAATLAVAGVTVLAIEQPWESSSPPSSESVSPDVSVAETAPAPNTGPLTGTYAADFGPETHITTGEVFDPKRRQGTLEIRSACSPSGCTAIAEAVAGPTLNSSLVFDDVGGQWIAVGTVPTSSAAITPALRDDCRDREFAPETWEVITLTPHDDGTLAGEYRVINGSNCSTSSTVALTRVADTDVAAIADPAALPARQPVPAEGFRGRYTMTQTLLNGAGGSVEVDFRTYCLRAQARCVSLGVLQPLDGRGGVYTFADGRWTSRFEGNPPCIVDDVPAPLKRSEEFDLPRPAPNPIPVIEGRGQEEVLDGSCVKPLTPYRLKMERTGD is encoded by the coding sequence ATGCCGGTGGGGGTGGGAGAGCACTTTGCTGGGTACCGCATTGTGCGGCCGCTCGGGTCCGGTGGGATGGGGGAGGTCTACCTCGCCGAGCACCCTCGGTTGCCACGGTATGACGCGCTCAAGTTGCTGCGAGCCGACATCTCGATGGACTCCAGCTACCAGGTCCGGTTCGCGCGCGAAGCGGATCTTGCGGCCAGCTTGTGGCATCCGCATATCGTCAGTGTCCTCGATCGCGGGGAAGCCGACGGCCGGCTGTGGATCGCGATGTGCTACGTCGATGGGCTCAACGCCGGCGAACTGCTGGCACAACGGTATCCCGGTGGGATGCCGACCGACCTGGCGCTGCGGATCATCGGTGCCGTGGGGGAGGCCCTTGATTATGCGCACAGCAAGGGGCTGCTGCACCGCGACGTCAAGCCGGCCAACATCATGGTGTCGCACCCGGATTCGCGGGGCGAATCGCAGGTCATGCTGGCCGACTTCGGCATTGCCCGCAGCCTCGACGACGTCAGCGGCTTGACCACAACGAACATGACCGTCGGCACCGTCGCCTACGCGGCACCCGAGCAACTGCTGGGCCAGGACGCCGACGGCCGCGCCGACCAGTACGCACTCGCTGCCACCGCCTACCACCTACTGACCGGGACTCAGCTGTTCCCGTTCGCCAATCCCGCTGTCGTGATCAGCAGCCACCTCTCCAGTGCGCCTCCCCGCCTGGCTGACACGCGTCCCGACCTGGCTTCGCTGGACTGGCCCCTAGCTGTGGCGCTGGCGAAGAAGCCCGCAGACCGCTTCGCCAGCTGTCGCGACTTCACCCAGGCACTGATCCAGCACGCCGGCCCCCAGATCTCACCGGCCGCACCCACCCAGTCGGCCTCGCTCCCACCGCCGAGCACCTTCGCCCCTGCGCCTTCCGCGCGGCGCGGGCGCCGCATGGCCAGGGTGGCAGGGTTGGCGGCCGCGGCCACCCTGGCTGTGGCCGGGGTGACGGTACTGGCCATCGAGCAACCCTGGGAATCGAGTTCCCCACCCTCCAGCGAGAGTGTCAGCCCTGACGTATCCGTCGCGGAGACTGCACCCGCGCCCAATACCGGTCCGCTGACCGGAACCTACGCGGCGGACTTCGGCCCAGAGACACACATCACCACAGGTGAGGTCTTCGATCCCAAGCGTCGGCAGGGCACACTGGAGATCCGTTCAGCGTGCTCCCCGTCGGGGTGCACCGCGATTGCCGAAGCCGTCGCCGGCCCCACCCTCAATTCCAGTCTTGTTTTCGATGATGTTGGCGGGCAGTGGATTGCGGTGGGGACCGTGCCGACGAGTTCGGCGGCGATCACGCCCGCGCTGCGCGATGATTGTCGTGACCGCGAGTTCGCCCCGGAAACCTGGGAAGTCATCACACTGACACCTCACGACGATGGCACCCTGGCCGGTGAGTACCGGGTGATCAACGGCAGCAACTGCAGCACGTCCTCGACGGTGGCGCTGACCCGTGTCGCTGATACCGACGTCGCGGCCATCGCTGATCCCGCCGCGTTGCCCGCCCGCCAGCCTGTTCCAGCAGAGGGGTTTCGTGGCCGCTACACCATGACGCAGACGCTCTTGAACGGTGCCGGTGGCTCCGTCGAAGTGGACTTCCGAACGTATTGTCTTCGGGCACAGGCGCGGTGCGTAAGTTTGGGGGTGCTTCAGCCGCTCGACGGAAGGGGCGGGGTCTATACCTTCGCCGACGGCCGGTGGACGAGCCGGTTTGAGGGGAACCCGCCGTGCATCGTCGACGACGTTCCAGCACCGCTGAAGCGCAGCGAGGAATTCGACTTGCCTCGGCCGGCGCCGAATCCGATCCCGGTCATTGAGGGCCGCGGCCAGGAGGAGGTCTTGGACGGAAGCTGCGTCAAGCCGCTCACTCCGTACCGGCTCAAGATGGAGCGCACCGGCGACTAG
- a CDS encoding phosphoadenosine phosphosulfate reductase family protein, whose protein sequence is MATSATTDRGTVTAGDSPDLRSYDWILVSSSAGKDSQAALDVVAEAASQAGALDRVVVVHADLGEAEWDGVPELAAEHAAHYGLRFELARRERDGALYTILDHVQQRGMWPSSQQRWCTSDFKRGPIRKVMTKLVAELRDSDQVVGRPVHLLNVMGLRAEESSARARRQPYAPNPSASNGRRRVDDWYPIHELSTTQVWQRVRSAGTRPHPAYLEGMSRLSCRFCVLASRADLVCSARLNPELARRYAAVETQTGHRFRADLSMADIIAEAAAGEQGAFLDLAELHPIGS, encoded by the coding sequence ATGGCCACCAGCGCGACCACTGACCGAGGAACCGTCACCGCAGGCGACAGCCCCGACTTGCGTTCCTATGACTGGATTTTGGTGTCCTCCAGCGCCGGGAAGGACTCGCAAGCTGCCCTCGACGTCGTAGCCGAGGCAGCCTCACAGGCTGGCGCCCTCGACCGGGTCGTGGTGGTGCACGCCGACCTCGGGGAAGCGGAGTGGGACGGCGTGCCGGAACTGGCCGCCGAACACGCCGCCCACTACGGACTGCGCTTTGAGCTGGCCCGCCGTGAACGCGACGGAGCCCTGTACACCATCCTCGATCACGTCCAGCAGCGCGGCATGTGGCCGAGCAGCCAACAACGTTGGTGCACTTCAGATTTCAAGCGCGGACCGATCCGCAAAGTGATGACCAAACTCGTCGCAGAACTGCGCGACAGCGACCAGGTGGTGGGCCGGCCGGTGCATCTGCTCAACGTCATGGGGCTGCGCGCCGAGGAGAGCAGCGCCCGCGCCCGCCGCCAGCCCTACGCCCCGAATCCCTCAGCCTCCAACGGCCGCCGCCGCGTCGATGACTGGTACCCCATCCACGAACTGTCGACCACCCAGGTCTGGCAGCGGGTCCGCTCTGCCGGCACCCGCCCGCACCCCGCCTACCTGGAAGGCATGTCCCGACTGTCCTGCCGATTTTGCGTGCTGGCCAGCCGCGCGGACCTGGTGTGCTCAGCCCGGCTGAACCCCGAACTGGCCCGCCGCTACGCCGCAGTCGAAACCCAGACCGGGCACCGCTTCCGCGCCGACCTGTCCATGGCCGACATCATCGCCGAGGCCGCCGCCGGTGAACAGGGAGCCTTCCTCGACCTTGCCGAACTGCACCCCATCGGGTCATGA